Proteins encoded in a region of the Patescibacteria group bacterium genome:
- the rplI gene encoding 50S ribosomal protein L9 — MKVILIKFVPNLGQTGDIKDVSEGYARNYLMPRGLVKIANDKTIMELQNFKARKIKAAANKGKKFKELAKKLNNIKIIIKVKADEKKTLFGSVNIQKIVEELKNRNYIVESKYIKLDQPIKALGYYDVNLDFGAGVTAKIGLTIVREE; from the coding sequence ATGAAAGTGATTTTAATAAAATTTGTGCCCAATTTAGGGCAAACAGGCGATATTAAAGATGTCTCAGAAGGCTATGCCCGCAATTATTTAATGCCGCGAGGCCTGGTTAAAATCGCTAATGATAAAACGATAATGGAACTGCAAAATTTTAAAGCTAGAAAGATAAAAGCAGCAGCCAATAAGGGCAAAAAGTTTAAAGAATTGGCTAAGAAGTTAAATAATATTAAAATTATCATTAAGGTTAAGGCAGACGAGAAAAAAACTTTATTTGGTTCGGTTAATATACAAAAAATAGTTGAAGAATTGAAAAATAGAAATTATATTGTTGAATCAAAATATATTAAATTAGATCAGCCGATCAAAGCTTTGGGTTATTATGATGTAAATCTGGATTTTGGCGCTGGGGTAACTGCAAAAATTGGACTAACAATTGTCAGAGAGGAGTAG